A section of the Clostridium felsineum DSM 794 genome encodes:
- a CDS encoding aspartate ammonia-lyase: MEFRVESDSIGEKKVPKGVYYGVQTLRGADNFRITGLKLNKEFIKSVVQIKKAAAITNLEIGILEENIGNAIIKACDEIIEGKFKEDFIIDPIQGGAGTSINMNANEVIANRAIELLGKEKGNYQVVHPNDHVNMGQSTNDVIPTAGKITALRLISKNIEKLKELSLAFGKKAAEFKSVIKMGRTQLQDAVPITLGQEFCAYNAVVKRDIARIERVKTELEVVNIGGTAVGTGINADSRYIERIVPRLSFVSGINLKMAEDLIDSTQNLDGFSAVSSAIKTCAVNLSKIANDLRLMSSGPRAGLGEINLPAKQNGSSIMPGKVNPVIPEVINQIAFNIIGNDVTVSMAVEAGQLELNAFEPVIFYNIFESIETLTNGIDTFIKNCVLGITANKEICNEFVNNSVGIVTALCPYIGYTKSARIAKTAIKTGESIKRVLLREGIFKEKEINSIINPLKMTKPGIVGK; this comes from the coding sequence GTGGAATTTAGAGTTGAAAGTGATTCTATAGGGGAGAAAAAGGTACCTAAAGGGGTATATTATGGAGTACAAACTTTAAGAGGTGCAGATAATTTTAGAATAACAGGTCTTAAGCTTAATAAAGAGTTTATAAAGAGTGTTGTTCAAATAAAAAAAGCAGCTGCAATAACCAATTTGGAGATCGGAATATTGGAAGAAAATATAGGAAACGCTATAATTAAAGCATGTGATGAGATAATAGAAGGAAAGTTTAAAGAGGATTTTATAATAGATCCCATTCAAGGAGGAGCAGGAACATCTATAAATATGAATGCTAATGAGGTCATAGCTAATAGAGCTATTGAGCTTTTAGGTAAGGAAAAAGGAAATTATCAAGTTGTCCATCCAAATGACCATGTTAATATGGGACAATCTACTAATGATGTAATACCAACAGCAGGAAAAATAACAGCACTAAGGCTTATATCGAAAAATATTGAAAAGCTTAAGGAACTTAGTTTAGCTTTTGGTAAGAAAGCAGCGGAATTTAAAAGTGTAATAAAAATGGGAAGAACGCAGCTTCAAGATGCAGTACCAATTACTTTGGGACAAGAATTCTGTGCTTATAATGCCGTTGTCAAAAGAGATATTGCTAGAATTGAAAGAGTAAAAACAGAACTAGAAGTTGTAAATATAGGAGGAACAGCAGTTGGAACAGGTATTAATGCGGATAGTAGATATATAGAAAGAATTGTTCCAAGACTTTCATTTGTTTCAGGGATAAATTTAAAAATGGCTGAAGATTTAATTGATAGCACTCAGAATTTAGATGGATTTTCGGCAGTATCATCTGCTATAAAAACTTGTGCTGTGAATTTATCAAAAATAGCTAATGATTTAAGATTAATGTCATCAGGTCCAAGAGCAGGCTTAGGAGAAATTAATCTTCCTGCTAAACAAAATGGTTCGTCTATAATGCCTGGGAAGGTTAATCCTGTAATACCAGAGGTTATAAATCAGATAGCCTTTAATATTATAGGAAATGATGTTACTGTGTCTATGGCTGTTGAAGCTGGGCAATTAGAATTGAATGCTTTTGAACCTGTAATATTTTATAATATATTTGAATCTATTGAAACTTTAACTAATGGCATCGATACTTTTATTAAAAATTGTGTTTTGGGAATAACTGCAAATAAAGAGATATGCAATGAGTTTGTAAATAATAGTGTTGGTATAGTTACAGCGCTTTGCCCCTATATAGGTTATACCAAATCGGCAAGAATAGCAAAAACAGCAATAAAGACAGGAGAATCTATAAAAAGAGTTCTCCTAAGAGAAGGAATTTTTAAGGAGAAAGAAATAAATAGTATAATAAATCCCCTTAAAATGACCAAACCAGGGATAGTAGGCAAATAG